The Methylocystis bryophila genome contains the following window.
CAATTCAAATCAAGTTGGCCGGGCGGACCGGCCCCAACCAACCTAGCCGGGGGGGCCGGCCTCGGTATAGCTTCTCCCTTAGTCTTGTGTTTGACAAGACGGCGCGGCCAAGAGACGCGCTGTCAGGAATTATTCGGCGCGGGCGGTTCGCTCGAGCGCGTAAACGCGCAAGGCCGAGGAGAGATTCGCCTTTCCCCGGCCGGCGTCGACCTTGGCGACGAGCGCGGCGAGCGAGGAGCCCTCGTCAAGGGCGAGCTGGCGCAGC
Protein-coding sequences here:
- a CDS encoding ribbon-helix-helix domain-containing protein, producing the protein MTSERRATTDLGIEKNLDPGPPQKRSITIAGHKTSVSLEAAFWNVLRQLALDEGSSLAALVAKVDAGRGKANLSSALRVYALERTARAE